In Nocardia asteroides, a single genomic region encodes these proteins:
- a CDS encoding phytoene desaturase family protein, with the protein MRPEHENYDAVVVGGGHNGLVAAAYLARAGRRVAVLERSAHTGGAAVSALTFPGVGARLSRYSYLVSLLPARIVTDLGLNFRTARRRISSYTPVGDTGLLIDTGDPARTAASFRRITGADREHRAWGEFGARTGALARAVFPTLTEPLPTRAELRARLGDDELWAAVVEEPLGALLERTFADDVVRGVACTDALIGTFTHAHDPSLRQNRCFLYHVIGGGTGDWDVPIGGMGALTAELAAAAMRAGAEIVTDCAVTRIETGAVAYADGATGAAGAATAGHVLVNAAPYELDRLLGRAPGPKPEGAQLKINMVLDRLPRLRDPEVSPREAFSGTFHIAETYSQLAAAYREAEAGGLPAALPSEIYCHTVTDRSILDRNSAERGMHTLTLFGLHTPARLFAADPDGARERAVAAALARLDAVLAEPIAGCLARDADGRPCLEAKSPLDLEREVGLPGGHIFHGDLAFPFREAGADDDPAARWGVATGQPGVLCCGAGAVRGGGVSGIGGHNAAMAVLESTGNR; encoded by the coding sequence ATGCGACCCGAGCACGAGAACTACGACGCGGTCGTCGTCGGCGGCGGGCACAACGGCCTGGTCGCGGCGGCCTACCTGGCGCGGGCGGGCCGCCGGGTCGCGGTGCTGGAGCGCTCCGCGCACACCGGCGGCGCCGCCGTCTCGGCGCTGACCTTCCCCGGGGTCGGCGCCCGGCTCTCCCGCTACTCGTACCTGGTGAGCCTGCTGCCCGCGCGGATCGTCACCGACCTCGGGCTGAACTTCCGCACCGCGCGCCGCCGGATCTCCTCGTACACGCCGGTCGGCGACACCGGGCTGCTGATCGACACCGGCGATCCGGCGCGCACCGCGGCGAGCTTCCGGCGGATCACCGGCGCGGACCGCGAGCACCGCGCCTGGGGCGAGTTCGGCGCCCGCACCGGCGCGCTCGCGCGGGCCGTCTTCCCGACGCTCACCGAGCCGCTGCCGACCCGCGCCGAGCTGCGGGCCCGGCTCGGCGACGACGAACTCTGGGCCGCGGTCGTCGAGGAGCCGCTCGGCGCGCTGCTCGAGCGCACCTTCGCCGACGACGTGGTGCGCGGCGTCGCCTGCACCGATGCCCTGATCGGCACCTTCACGCACGCGCACGACCCGTCGCTGCGGCAGAACCGCTGCTTCCTCTACCACGTGATCGGCGGCGGCACCGGCGACTGGGACGTCCCGATCGGCGGCATGGGCGCGCTCACCGCCGAACTCGCCGCGGCCGCGATGCGGGCCGGGGCCGAGATCGTCACCGACTGCGCGGTCACCCGGATCGAGACCGGCGCGGTGGCCTATGCCGACGGCGCGACCGGTGCCGCCGGGGCGGCGACCGCCGGGCACGTGCTGGTGAATGCCGCGCCCTACGAACTGGATCGGCTGCTCGGCCGCGCGCCGGGGCCGAAGCCGGAGGGCGCGCAACTCAAGATCAATATGGTGCTGGACCGGCTGCCCCGGCTGCGCGACCCGGAAGTGTCGCCGCGGGAGGCGTTCTCGGGCACCTTCCATATCGCCGAGACGTATTCGCAACTGGCCGCGGCCTATCGGGAAGCCGAGGCGGGCGGGCTCCCGGCCGCGCTGCCGTCGGAGATCTATTGCCATACCGTGACCGACCGCTCGATTCTCGACCGGAATTCCGCCGAGCGCGGAATGCACACCCTCACGCTTTTCGGGCTGCACACCCCCGCGCGATTGTTCGCGGCCGATCCGGACGGCGCGCGGGAGCGCGCGGTGGCGGCGGCGCTGGCCCGGCTCGACGCGGTCCTGGCCGAGCCCATCGCAGGCTGCCTGGCGCGCGACGCCGACGGCAGGCCGTGCCTCGAGGCCAAGTCACCGCTCGACCTGGAGCGCGAGGTCGGGCTCCCCGGCGGCCACATCTTCCACGGTGACCTGGCCTTTCCCTTCCGGGAGGCCGGGGCGGACGACGACCCGGCCGCCCGCTGGGGCGTCGCGACCGGGCAGCCGGGGGTTCTCTGCTGTGGTGCGGGCGCGGTGCGCGGCGGCGGGGTGAGCGGCATCGGCGGGCACAACGCGGCGATGGCTGTGCTCGAAAGCACGGGGAATCGGTGA
- a CDS encoding PQQ-dependent sugar dehydrogenase, translating to MRLRRPARALIAACVVATAAACGTEDPDDFPPPPSGFPTAPVATSAAPSDPGGTPDLDAPAEIGTGIDVPWGLAFRSDGTAFVAERDTGRILRIPPGGGSAEPVYEVPGVVARGEGGLLGLAVSPTDPELLYAYFTAESDNRIVRFRLGEQPQVVFQGLAKAGNHNGGRIAFGPDGMLYVGTGDAGEPRRSPDPADPSGKILRLTPDGQAAPGNPEPGSPVYSRGHRNVQGLAWDAGGRLFAAEFGQNRLDEINLIEPGRDYGWPAVEGAGGAARGYADPLVTWGTDEASPSGIAIAGSTLYVAALRGERLWTVPIGPDGLGTPSAELDGRYGRLRTVAVAPDGSLWLSTSNTDGRGDRSDGDDRIIRFPAR from the coding sequence ATGCGCCTTCGCCGACCCGCCCGCGCCCTGATCGCCGCCTGCGTCGTCGCCACGGCCGCCGCCTGCGGCACGGAGGATCCGGACGACTTCCCGCCGCCACCGAGCGGCTTCCCGACCGCGCCGGTCGCGACCTCGGCCGCGCCGAGCGACCCGGGCGGAACCCCGGACCTGGACGCCCCGGCCGAGATCGGCACCGGCATCGACGTGCCGTGGGGACTCGCCTTCCGCTCGGACGGCACCGCCTTCGTCGCCGAGCGGGACACCGGCCGCATCCTGCGGATTCCGCCCGGCGGCGGCTCCGCCGAGCCCGTGTACGAGGTCCCCGGCGTGGTAGCGCGCGGCGAGGGCGGGCTGCTCGGCCTCGCCGTCTCCCCCACCGACCCGGAGCTGCTCTACGCCTACTTCACCGCGGAGTCGGACAACCGCATCGTGCGGTTCCGGCTCGGCGAGCAGCCGCAGGTGGTGTTCCAGGGGCTGGCGAAGGCCGGGAACCACAACGGCGGGCGGATCGCCTTCGGCCCGGACGGGATGCTCTACGTCGGCACCGGCGACGCCGGGGAGCCGCGCCGCTCCCCCGACCCCGCCGACCCGAGCGGCAAGATCCTGCGGCTCACCCCGGACGGGCAGGCGGCGCCGGGCAACCCGGAGCCCGGCTCGCCGGTCTACAGCCGCGGGCACCGCAATGTGCAGGGGCTGGCCTGGGATGCCGGGGGCAGGCTCTTCGCGGCCGAGTTCGGCCAGAACCGGCTGGACGAGATCAACCTGATCGAGCCGGGCCGCGACTACGGCTGGCCCGCGGTGGAGGGCGCGGGCGGGGCGGCTCGCGGGTACGCCGACCCGCTCGTCACCTGGGGCACCGACGAGGCGTCGCCCTCCGGCATCGCCATCGCGGGCAGCACGCTCTACGTCGCCGCGCTGCGCGGGGAGCGGCTGTGGACGGTCCCCATCGGCCCGGACGGGCTCGGCACGCCGAGCGCCGAGCTGGACGGCCGCTACGGCAGGCTGCGCACGGTCGCCGTCGCACCGGACGGGTCGCTCTGGCTCAGCACCTCGAACACGGACGGCCGCGGCGACCGGAGCGACGGCGACGACCGGATCATCCGCTTTCCCGCGCGCTGA
- a CDS encoding CinA family protein — MSPDAAGGQPEVPESERTAALAERVAEEAARTGRTVAVAESLTAGRIAAALGAAPDSGTWFRGGVVAYAAEVKRTVLGVPDVPVVTATAAGTMATGVRGLLDADAGVAVTGVGGPGDQDGEPAGSVWFGVAVGGDTATSHHVFDGDPVEVLEQTVTRALELLRDAVATGHAELGDQVSE; from the coding sequence GTGTCGCCTGACGCGGCGGGCGGGCAGCCCGAGGTCCCGGAGTCGGAGCGCACCGCGGCGCTGGCCGAGCGGGTCGCCGAGGAGGCAGCCCGCACCGGGCGCACCGTCGCGGTGGCGGAATCGCTGACCGCGGGGCGAATCGCCGCCGCCCTCGGCGCCGCGCCGGATTCGGGCACCTGGTTCCGCGGCGGCGTCGTCGCGTACGCCGCCGAGGTCAAGCGGACCGTGCTGGGCGTCCCGGACGTGCCGGTCGTCACCGCCACCGCCGCCGGGACCATGGCGACCGGCGTGCGCGGGCTACTCGACGCCGATGCCGGGGTCGCGGTAACCGGGGTCGGCGGCCCCGGCGACCAGGACGGGGAGCCGGCCGGGTCGGTGTGGTTCGGGGTCGCCGTCGGCGGCGATACCGCGACCAGCCACCACGTCTTCGACGGCGATCCGGTCGAGGTGCTGGAGCAGACCGTCACCCGCGCGCTGGAGCTGCTGCGGGACGCGGTCGCGACCGGCCACGCGGAGCTCGGCGACCAAGTGTCCGAATAA
- a CDS encoding SigB/SigF/SigG family RNA polymerase sigma factor produces MTRETPAAGQGTTAGSTDSYDNIEPWFEKLAALAPGDPDREAVRREIIARCLPLAAHIARKFAGRGESYDDLLQIARLGLVLAVDRFDVERGSSFLSFAVPTVMGEVRRHFRDHTWSLRVPRRLKEVQLLIGPAVEALSHSLGRLPTAREIAADLELDLAEVTQAMVASNAYQTNSIDAAGNDDGEHTPLALRDTLGREEPSYQLLEDAIAVRPLLAALPEREREVLVMRFFENRTQTQIAARLGVSQMQVSRILTRTLGTLRAQALGDEAAGRVA; encoded by the coding sequence ATGACGCGCGAGACCCCGGCGGCCGGCCAAGGCACAACCGCTGGTTCGACCGACAGCTACGACAACATCGAACCCTGGTTCGAGAAGCTGGCCGCGCTCGCGCCGGGCGATCCGGACCGGGAGGCCGTCCGCCGCGAGATCATCGCCCGCTGCCTCCCGCTGGCCGCGCACATCGCGCGCAAGTTCGCCGGGCGCGGCGAGTCCTACGACGACCTGCTGCAGATCGCCCGGCTCGGCCTGGTGCTCGCGGTCGACCGCTTCGACGTCGAGCGCGGCTCGTCCTTCCTCTCCTTCGCGGTGCCGACCGTGATGGGCGAGGTCCGCAGGCACTTCCGGGACCACACCTGGTCGCTGCGGGTGCCGCGCAGGCTCAAGGAGGTCCAGCTGCTGATCGGCCCGGCCGTCGAGGCGCTCTCGCACTCGCTGGGCCGGCTGCCGACCGCCCGCGAGATCGCCGCCGACCTGGAGCTCGACCTCGCCGAGGTGACCCAGGCGATGGTGGCGAGCAACGCCTACCAGACCAACTCGATCGACGCCGCCGGCAACGACGACGGCGAGCACACCCCGCTCGCGCTGCGCGACACCCTCGGCCGCGAGGAGCCCTCCTACCAGCTGCTCGAGGACGCCATCGCGGTGCGACCGCTGCTGGCGGCGCTGCCCGAGCGCGAGCGCGAGGTGCTGGTCATGCGCTTCTTCGAGAACCGGACGCAGACCCAGATCGCGGCCCGCCTCGGGGTCTCGCAGATGCAGGTCTCGCGGATTCTCACCAGGACCCTCGGCACGCTGCGCGCGCAGGCACTCGGCGACGAGGCGGCCGGCCGTGTCGCCTGA
- a CDS encoding CsbD family protein, with protein MAENTGPREGIKGVVEDVKGKVKEAAGIVTGSDRLEGEGRAQQDKAESQREVAQKEAEAEKARAEASVDEARQRGFQN; from the coding sequence GTGGCCGAGAACACCGGACCCCGCGAGGGAATCAAGGGCGTTGTCGAGGATGTGAAGGGCAAGGTCAAGGAGGCCGCCGGGATCGTCACCGGGAGCGACCGCCTGGAGGGCGAGGGCAGGGCCCAGCAGGACAAGGCCGAGTCCCAGCGCGAGGTCGCCCAGAAGGAGGCCGAGGCCGAGAAGGCTCGGGCCGAGGCGAGCGTGGACGAGGCGCGGCAGCGCGGGTTCCAGAACTAG